TTAACCACTTCACCTATTGAAGGTCTCAAAAATGGTTGACTTTGGATGCACCAGAATGAAATTCTAGTAATCCTTTCTATAGTTTGCATACTATCATCTCCCACTAATTTACACTCTTGATCGACTTGGTGAAGTATTTGCTGCATATTTTCTCCCAGGACATCTCTCTTGCAAGTGACGATCTGTAAGAAAATTTTTCCGAGCATGTATATATCTCTCTCTGATGGAGATTCTGTTGTAGAAACTTCTTGCTTCTTGAGGAAGTTTTGAAGTCCAAAATCTGTCACTTTTGGGACCAAGTTTTCATCTAGCAAGATATTTTCAAGCTTCAAATTGCCATGCGTTATGCATATTTGACACTCCGTGTGCAGATAAGCTATTGCCCGAGCCACCCCAAGAGCAATATCAAGTCTTTGTCGCCAAATCAGTTGGCTATCGCACTTCTCTTTCGGGTTAAAAAGCCACTTGTCCAAAGAACCATTTAGAATATGCTCATATAGTAAAATTTTGTTTGATGGTTCAAAACAGAAGCCTTTAACCGATGCAAGATTTCGGTGATGCGTCCCACTCAGTATAGAAACAGCAACTCGAAATTCCTTCTCTGATACAACCACATCCTCCAAAACTTTGGCAACTATAGGAGTTCTGTTTGGAAGCACACCTTCAAAAACAGAAGTTCCAAGTTGAATGGCAAAATTCTTTGTGAGTTCCTTAATTTCCTCAAATGATAATCTGATCAGCATGCTGTAATGTGCATTCATTCGAGCATCCTTTCCAAAGGATATCCTTCTTTTCAGCTTAATCTCTCGTCTCCGGTAAAGGACCAAGAAAACTAGAACCTGGATACCTAAAATTACAGATATTGTCAGCAAAACTATCAGTGCTATAACTTCAATTAACTTTTTACGGCTTCCCATTCTCTCACTAAGTTCATTTGAATCTGAATTACTAAGCTGGTTCACACCCTGAGTCGCAACAGCCTGTGGAATGGAACACACTTTCAAGAATGACACAGCTGGGGTATTGGGAGTCTTGTACCCACTAATAAAACTCGTCCTCTTGATCGTGCATAAACCAGAACCATTGTTTATTGAAGTTGCAGCTATACAAGAAGTGTCGTTCGAGCAATATTCTTTGCAAGCCGTCTCACTTAACAGCATATCAACATCGTGTGGTGGATAAAGACCATAAAGAAATGTCTGTTTCATCACCAACATGCTGGAGTGCATCCTACAATTCCCCAGATCCACCATTTTCTTGCACCCCAAACCACTCGAATCACTGATAGAACCCCCGATTCCCCATTCTAAAGAATCAGAATACAGACAATCACAAACCGGACTTGAAGAATTATACCCACAAACACTATATAAGCCACAAGAACCAAATACTTTGCACTGATCTTCGACAGCTTGCCACACTACTTTCCATGCATGATTCACATTGTCCCACGAGTAAATTCTCAAATTTCCATCCCGATCAATCCTAAGGTGTCTCAGAGTAACCGGTGAATCTCCGTAATCCCTAGCTGACACAGACCAGATGACCTTGCCACCGTTATCATATAGACCTAAAACGCCATTTGAATCAAACCTTGATTCCTTGGCAACCACAAAGGAGCCAAAGTACTGACTCCTCCAATATGTCACATTGTGCTCCCAAACAAGTGCAAGTTCACCAAACTGACGAATCACCAAATTATAGTAGCTAGAAATTGATCTAGTAGAAGACGCTCTTAGACTTTGAGGATAAGAAAGTGATTGTCCAGGAAGTAAAGTGTTTGTGGGACTACTGAAACTGTCCCAAATCACTTCATCTTTACTCCCCAAAAGAACCAAGTTTCCATTGtctaaaagactggttttttgAACGCCCAAACCAGAGGTATTACTACTCCACAGAATAATATTACTGGGATTGTTAATCAAGACTAATCTCCCATCCATGTCAAGCCTAAGTGTAGAATTAACAGAAACACTAAGGCCCCCGCCAACAGTCCAAACAGGGAGGTTTGAAGCTGTATCCTCCAAGTTATACCTAATGCCAACCACAAATTCATCATCATCACCACCATCTATCTCCAAGAAACCAAATGCAAAAACCCCATTTTCAGACACCCAATTCTTATTTCTATTAAAGGCATTAACCTCGAAACCGAGAGGCAGGGATACTAAACCAAAATCATCTGAAAATATACCCGAAAAAACAGAACACAAGAACAAGAGCACAAGAGGAACACAACATTTTCCACAACTCTTACCATGTAATGGAATAACCCAGGAACCACACATTTCAGCCCCCAAGAACAGTTGCAGGAAAGGGTGCGCTCACTAATATGTCTACAGTATGCAGTAGGATTgaatatgaataaaattatattgttaaataCATAAAAAGAAAGCGAGAATATGCAAAACTTTGTGGGTAATGACCTTTTTCATGAGAGAGGGAGGAGAAAGGTTGAGAAAAATTGAATCTTGAAACAAAACCTATAATAATGGAAGATGAGAAAGtgtgaaagaaaaacaagattAAAATCTTTGATGTGAGAGAACCAAGATTCTCACTCAGTTGGCTGAGTTTGCTCCCACTGAAAACAGTCAACACTGCTAATGAGATATTTCTCTACTTTTCACGTGACCTTTATTTCTTGGATTCAAGCAAGTCCATTAGCATGCTCCGaataaaaaatgatttcttttctCATGCAAATACACAAGAATTAAGGCATCATTACAGGTGGATTATCATGTGTCGACGCATGTTATAATTAATCGTCCTCTGCAAATAAGGTCACATGAGAAAGAAAAGGACAATTGCACGTTGGAGGGTGAGAATTAAATGTTGGGACCAATTTTCTAAATTGGACAAAATGAGCAACTCGATTACTGTACTGGAAGTCTCTACTGTGACTATGCGAGCGGAAATGTGAAAGTGCGAGAACTCTAAGATTAAATCGTCGTCTATAATTTATGGATCTTTCAAGAAAGTCCCCACCCCACATCGATATTTTGGATTCAAATTCATATTCAGATGCTTTGAGGAGGAAACTActagaaattaattaaatcgCAGTTAAAATATTGACAATCAGATACCATATTAGTATAATTCTTGTAAAATTTGTGATAAGATTATAATAATGTAACCAATGTTAAATAAGAGATTTTAATATGTACAACATTACCCTATATGTAAATATGTGATTACGAAATTGTCAATGCATTCCATCTACTTTATGTGACAAGGTGGATCTAGCAGTCTTGACAGTGCGCAACCTACCGCTTGCCCCGAACTGTCATTCGGATGTTGGAGATTTAATGAATTAAATCTACAAATCATGTTATTGAATCTATATATCACAACAGAACAGTAATTCATGTcgaattatcaaaaattataaataacagtaaaaatGTATCAGAATCCATTGATTGATCTAGCATTGAAGTTATGGATCTTTCAAGACAACAGAGAATCGATGACCTTATTCTTGCTTTAGATGGGTGAATGAGATAGATCTACAATATGTGTGTCATATATATTCTATGTTATTCTTTGTGACTCATGGACCATAACCTTATATAACCTTAGCAATCTTCGATCCATCATAAAAGACTTAATTGGGCTAGGTTTCTACACATAAGGTAGAtcataccaatttatttaatactttggAAACTCAAATTTAATTAGATCACCTTATTGGGCTTTTCATGAGATAGATTGTTCatttacaattaattaaattatgtgaatCCAGTAAATAATTCCAACAATCCACCATTTGGGCCATATAAGTTATCTATATATTGCATATGCAAAAATTGGATTAAGATCTTGTTATCTAAACCAAAATATTCCTTAACAATCTAGTCTATCAATTACTAGACCCATGAATGATCACAATAttagcataatcaataacataaatcaAGTATAGGTGTGTAACATAGAAGTACATAAATGTGATCCAAGAATGAAACCTGaattttcaaatggtcctcctaATGATTCAAAGAGTCCAATAACAGACTTTCAACCANGGtgatagaaatgtaatatatgatataaaatagtagtatgtttggtatgatttttaagtattggataattttgaattttttgatgaaatgacaaagtttccattttctttattttttcttctttatcCCGGCTGTGGTCCGGCGACAGAGGTCGGGCGACGGCCGGCGGCGGGAGACAGCCGACGGCTGGAGGTGGTCCGACGGCGGCGGGAAGCAGTTCGTCGGCGGTCGGCGGCACGGCGGTCGGCGGCGGTCCGGCGGTGGAGGTGGTCCGACGTTGGTGAAAGagaaagggtaaaattggaaagagGATGGGAATAGAGgaataataaataatcatagGGGGAATTAGGTATTATTTAATCACACCTAATACAACCTAATCATTTATGGGAAAGATTGagttggttaaataaaaatcgtacCAAACGCTAGATTAAGTGGGTTTAGAAATCACAAACCCACCTAATCATCCTAACCAAACGCCCCCTAAAAGTACAAATATTGAGATTAAATacgataataaaatatttgtattatctaaaaaaatatgacaaaaagTAGAGTGGtaaaattttaaagagaaaaaaatcatactttttttttaagtgaCATGAATGATTAACATTGATTGTAAATTATGTaatcatcatttttatttattagattaactaattttatttcaaatcaaattGCTTCGACGTGAAACACACTTGCATTAAATGGAGAGTGGGTTtcgtttttttctttctttcatcTGTTTCGTCTTTCCCTTGATGGAAGAAGTGTTTATCATATGTTGGGTGACGCAAAATGTCGTATATTTGCTAGTTAGAAAGGGAATCTAAAGACATTTTAACGATCCAAAACGTATGCGATCAATTAAAGTTGCATGTAAAGCAGCCAAACACTGCGCAATATGCATGCATGTGGCAAAGAAATTTACATTCCGAGCATTGGCCAAAGCATGAATGAGATTTCATGTTGCATGAGAAATGAACATTTAGATAATAAGGGCAGATGAAGATTCGATACACTCTAAAGTTCTATTATCTGAAAAGTTACAACTCTTCAAAGAGCTTAAAGCACCATCCCTTTGATAAAATGGTAGAGGTTTGGAGCTGGACACAGTTAGAATTTACTCCCTACTAACAGCATTCTCTCAACTCTCAACTTCAGTTTCAATTGTATCATCATGCCTAAAAGTAAAATTTGATGGTGGACGATCGACCGACAAAGTTCCTTCAAGCACCTTAACCACTTCACCTATTGAAGGTCTCAAAAATGGTTGACTTTGGATGCACCAGAATGAAATTCTAGTAATCCTTTCTATAGTTTGCATACTATCATCTCCCACTAATTTACACTCTTGATCGACTTGGTGAAGTATTTGCTGCATATTTTCTCCCAGGACATCTCTCTTGCAAGTGACGATCTGTAAGAAAATTTTTCCGAGCATGTATATATCTCTCTCTGATGGAGATTCTGTTGTAGAAACTTCTTGCTTCTTGAGGAAGTTTTGAAGTCCAAAATCTGTCACTTTTGGGACCAAGTTTTCATCTAGCAAGATATTTTCAAGCTTCAAATTGCCATGCGTTATGCATATTTGACACTCCGTGTGCAGATAAGCTATTGCCCGAGCCACCCCAAGAGCAATATCAAGTCTTTGTCGCCAAATCAGTTGGCTATCGCACTTCTCTTTCGGGTTAAAAAGCCACTTGTCCAAAGAACCATTTAGAATATGCTCATATAGTAAAATTTTGTTTGATGGTTCAAAACAGAAGCCTTTAACCGATGCAAGATTTCGGTGATGCGTCCCACTCAGTATAGAAACAGCAACTCGAAATTCCTTCTCTGATACAACCACATCCTCCAAAACTTTGGCAACTATAGGAGTTCTGTTTGGAAGCACACCTTCAAAAACAGAAGTTCCAAGTTGAATGGCAAAATTCTTTGTGAGTTCCTTAATTTCCTCAAATGATAATCTGATCAGCATGCTGTAATGTGCATTCATTCGAGCATCCTTTCCAAAGGATATCCTTCTTTTCAGCTTAATCTCTCGTCTCCGGTAAAGGACCAAGAAAACTAGAACCTGGATACCTAAAATTACAGATATTGTCAGCAAAACTATCAGTGCTATAACTTCAATTAACTTTTTACGGCTTCCCATTCTCTCACTAAGTTCATTTGAATCTGAATTACTAAGCTGGTTCACACCCTGAGTCGCAACAGCCTGTGGAATGGAACACACTTTCAAGAATGACACAGCTGGGGTATTGGGAGTCTTGTACCCACTAATAAAACTCGTCCTCTTGATCGTGCATAAACCAGAACCATTGTTTATTGAAGTTGCAGCTATACAAGAAGTGTCGTTCGAGCAATATTCTTTGCAAGCCGTCTCACTTAACAGCATATCAACATCGTGTGGTGGATAAAGACCATAAAGAAATGTCTGTTTCATCACCAACATGCTGGAGTGCATCCTACAATTCCCCAGATCCACCATTTTCTTGCACCCCAAACCACTCGAATCACTGATAGAACCCCCGATTCCCCATTCTAAAGAATCAGAATACAGACAATCACAAACCGGACTTGAAGAATTATACCCACAAACACTATATAAGCCACAAGAACCAAATACTTTGCACTGATCTTCGACAGCTTGCCACACTACTTTCCATGCATGATTCACATTGTCCCACGAGTAAATTCTCAAATTTCCATCCCGATCAATCCTAAGGTGTCTCAGAGTAACCGGTGAATCTCCGTAATCCCTAGCTGACACAGACCAGATGACCTTGCCACCGTTATCATATAGACCTAAAACGCCATTTGAATCAAACCTTGATTCCTTGGCAACCACAAAGGAGCCAAAGTACTGACTCCTCCAATATGTCACATTGTGCTCCCAAACAAGTGCAAGTTCACCAAACTGACGAATCACCAAATTATAGTAGCTAGAAATTGATCTAGTAGAAGACGCTCTTAGACTTTGAGGATAAGAAAGTGATTGTCCAGGAAGTAAAGTGTTTGTGGGACTACTGAAACTGTCCCAAATCACTTCATCTTTACTCCCCAAAAGAACCAAGTTTCCATTGtctaaaagactggttttttgAACGCCCAAACCAGAGGTATTACTACTCCACAGAATAATATTACTGGGATTGTTAATCAAGACTAATCTCCCATCCATGTCAAGCCTAAGTGTAGAATTAACAGAAACACTAAGGCCCCCGCCAACAGTCCAAACAGGGAGGTTTGAAGCTGTATCCTCCAAGTTATACCTAATGCCAACCACAAATTCATCATCATCACCACCATCTATCTCCAAGAAACCAAATGCAAAAACCCCATTTTCAGACACCCAATTCTTATTTCTATTAAAGGCATTAACCTCGAAACCGAGAGGCAGGGATACTAAACCAAAATCATCTGAAAATATACCCGAAAAAACAGAACACAAGAACAAGAGCACAAGAGGAACACAACATTTTCCACAACTCTTACCATGTAATGGAATAACCCAGGAACCACACATTTCAGCCCCCAAGAACAGTTGCAGGAAAGGGTGCGCTCACTAATATGTCTACAGTATGCAGTAGGATTgaatatgaataaaattatattgttaaataCATAAAAAGAAAGCGAGAATATGCAAAACTTTGTGGGTAATGACCTTTTTCATGAGAGAGGGAGGAGAAAGGTTGAGAAAAATTGAATCTTGAAACAAAACCTATAATAATGGAAGATGAGAAAGtgtgaaagaaaaacaagattAAAATCTTTGATGTGAGAGAACCAAGATTCTCACTCAGTTGGCTGAGTTTGCTCCCACTGAAAACAGTCAACACTGCTAATGAGATATTTCTCTACTTTTCACGTGACCTTTATTTCTTGGATTCAAGCAAGTCCATTAGCATGCTCCGaataaaaaatgatttcttttctCATGCAAATACACAAGAATTAAGGCATCATTACAGGTGGATTATCATGTGTCGACGCATGTTATAATTAATCGTCCTCTGCAAATAAGGTCACATGAGAAAGAAAAGGACAATTGCACGTTGGAGGGTGAGAATTAAATGTTGGGACCAATTTTCTAAATTGGACAAAATGAGCAACTCGATTACTGTACTGGAAGTCTCTACTGTGACTATGCGAGCGGAAATGTGAAAGTGCGAGAACTCTAAGATTAAATCGTCGTCTATAATTTATGGATCTTTCAAGAAAGTCCCCACCCCACATCGATATTTTGGATTCAAATTCATATTCAGATGCTTTGAGGAGGAAACTActagaaattaattaaatcgCAGTTAAAATATTGACAATCAGATACCATATTAGTATAATTCTTGTAAAATTTGTGATAAGATTATAATAATGTAACCAATGTTAAATAAGAGATTTTAATATGTACAACATTACCCTATATGTAAATATGTGATTACGAAATTGTCAATGCATTCCATCTACTTTATGTGACAAGGTGGATCTAGCAGTCTTGACAGTGCGCAACCTACCGCTTGCCCCGAACTGTCATTCGGATGTTGGAGATTTAATGAATTAAATCTACAAATCATGTTATTGAATCTATATATCACAACAGAACAGTAATTCATGTcgaattatcaaaaattataaataacagtaaaaatGTATCAGAATCCATTGATTGATCTAGCATTGAAGTTATGGATCTTTCAAGACAACAGAGAATCGATGACCTTATTCTTGCTTTAGATGGGTGAATGAGATAGATCTACAATATGTGTGTCATATATATTCTATGTTATTCTTTGTGACTCATGGACCATAACCTTATATAACCTTAGCAATCTTCGATCCATCATAAAAGACTTAATTGGGCTAGGTTTCTACACATAAGGTAGAtcataccaatttatttaatactttggAAACTCAAATTTAATTAGATCACCTTATTGGGCTTTTCATGAGATAGATTGTTCatttacaattaattaaattatgtgaatCCAGTAAATAATTCCAACAATCCACCATTTGGGCCATATAAGTTATCTATATATTGCATATGCAAAAATTGGATTAAGATCTTGTTATCTAAACCAAAATATTCCTTAACAATCTAGTCTATCAATTACTAGACCCATGAATGATCACAATAttagcataatcaataacataaatcaAGTATAGGTGTGTAACATAGAAGTACATAAATGTGATCCAAGAATGAAACCTGaattttcaaatggtcctcctaATGATTCAAAGAGTCCAATAACAGACTTTCAACCAAAACCGCAATGAAGGTCATCACTTTGTTTCagaataattcaaataaatctTAGTATGTACATAAACTTAAATCATGTCAGATGAGTCAATGCTCAAACTTAATACAAACTTCCACTGCACATGCATATCATCTATATGGACAATATTAATGTGTTTCGCATGCGTATATAGATCTTTGGTGGCCAACCCATGACAAACGCATCCGCAATTAAAGAATTTGCAATAACATACTCAATTGACACACAACCACTCTGAATTATTTCTTTCCAACAAGAAAATTAGTATCAATATATATTGACTTTGACaagcttcaattttttttttaaatataatatagctGCTTTATTATCACAATTGATTCTTAATGGTTTCTTAGACCAATGATCATTGCTGGTGAAAAACTCTGCAACTTTATTCAGATTCCAAATATCCAACTATTtccaaatattatatatctgaTGTGTCAGCATAAAAGCATTAGTTCACTATATGTACCACATAAAATATCAAACTATTTCCAACGGTCTTCTCTATAAATCCGAGTGAGATTACCAcctgataaaatttatattaacacATAGGTGGAcataaacatcaatatattATTCTCAATGTTGACTTTTCAATTTACTCACTCCTACTAAAGTcagcataaaaaattaatttgcatTTAATTTCATGATTACATGAATGCATACTATcgatgttatttaaaatattgatgttcAATTTATAAAGCTTATCAGTCAAAGAACCAATACAAATAACATttgaatttcgaaaaattgaaaaagTTCATTACCACATGGATAAAGAAAAAAACTTGATTTGTCCAAACATGAGACTAAAATCAAATtgcgtttaaaaaaaaaaaacaatccaACAAAAGTTTTTCCAAATTCAAATACTAGGGAGTGAAAAAAAGGTTcttaaataaagtttttaaaacACCAACAATCTTATTGCTATTTTTCATAAGATGTACTTTTCACCATCAGTTTGCAACCAACTCCTTATGCAACcctttctttgcacgtcaattGGCTTATTTGTGACAATCCTTCTTTACATGCCCATCAGTATTTTTGCAAAAGAAACAAGTGATCACTttatgttggaacatttcatgttcgcaatcttggtTTTGATGTTagaaaaacttgttattttgtttctaatgatttatcgaagtgCGCAGGAAACTGTAACTGATCAGACTACAAACTGATAAGTTAACCGAGAAAAAACTGATGCTTTCGAGAatcaaactgaaagtgccaactgattgccgaaactgaatcagtccaactgaaaTATCAAAAACCAGTTCAAttgattgtccagctgacaggcagttcagcagaagaccttcaaaaACCCGGCCAGCAGATGAagtgctcaactgatgaagagcccagctgactagttcaactgaaagaatgaaatcagttcaaatgacgagtcaactgatttcaccagcccaactgaagatcagttcagatgaccagttaggagcatcagttaggaatcaagcagttgcagatcaagacaagcttacctaagtggattccagctacgcacaacgatacaaaagcaactgtacgatcaaggtacaataatggacgttgcagcaacaCTTAAAGACAAAATATTCCAGCATAgatgtcggaaaagtcgagacacgaATCTCAAGGAacacattcaagctgcaacagatacaattatggagtctcactgtacgatcagttttccgcctataaatagaagatcagtgaagaccaataACAAGATACAAGTGTATAAAAACAAGAGAGGGAACGGTTAATTCATATCTGCTTATAGAGAAGCAATCGGCCTAgttgtgagggaacactt
This sequence is a window from Primulina huaijiensis isolate GDHJ02 chromosome 13, ASM1229523v2, whole genome shotgun sequence. Protein-coding genes within it:
- the LOC140991909 gene encoding G-type lectin S-receptor-like serine/threonine-protein kinase SD3-1; the encoded protein is MCGSWVIPLHGKSCGKCCVPLVLLFLCSVFSGIFSDDFGLVSLPLGFEVNAFNRNKNWVSENGVFAFGFLEIDGGDDDEFVVGIRYNLEDTASNLPVWTVGGGLSVSVNSTLRLDMDGRLVLINNPSNIILWSSNTSGLGVQKTSLLDNGNLVLLGSKDEVIWDSFSSPTNTLLPGQSLSYPQSLRASSTRSISSYYNLVIRQFGELALVWEHNVTYWRSQYFGSFVVAKESRFDSNGVLGLYDNGGKVIWSVSARDYGDSPVTLRHLRIDRDGNLRIYSWDNVNHAWKVVWQAVEDQCKVFGSCGLYSVCGYNSSSPVCDCLYSDSLEWGIGGSISDSSGLGCKKMVDLGNCRMHSSMLVMKQTFLYGLYPPHDVDMLLSETACKEYCSNDTSCIAATSINNGSGLCTIKRTSFISGYKTPNTPAVSFLKVCSIPQAVATQGVNQLSNSDSNELSERMGSRKKLIEVIALIVLLTISVILGIQVLVFLVLYRRREIKLKRRISFGKDARMNAHYSMLIRLSFEEIKELTKNFAIQLGTSVFEGVLPNRTPIVAKVLEDVVVSEKEFRVAVSILSGTHHRNLASVKGFCFEPSNKILLYEHILNGSLDKWLFNPKEKCDSQLIWRQRLDIALGVARAIAYLHTECQICITHGNLKLENILLDENLVPKVTDFGLQNFLKKQEVSTTESPSERDIYMLGKIFLQIVTCKRDVLGENMQQILHQVDQECKLVGDDSMQTIERITRISFWCIQSQPFLRPSIGEVVKVLEGTLSVDRPPSNFTFRHDDTIETEVES
- the LOC140991889 gene encoding G-type lectin S-receptor-like serine/threonine-protein kinase SD3-1, with product MCGSWVIPLHGKSCGKCCVPLVLLFLCSVFSGIFSDDFGLVSLPLGFEVNAFNRNKNWVSENGVFAFGFLEIDGGDDDEFVVGIRYNLEDTASNLPVWTVGGGLSVSVNSTLRLDMDGRLVLINNPSNIILWSSNTSGLGVQKTSLLDNGNLVLLGSKDEVIWDSFSSPTNTLLPGQSLSYPQSLRASSTRSISSYYNLVIRQFGELALVWEHNVTYWRSQYFGSFVVAKESRFDSNGVLGLYDNGGKVIWSVSARDYGDSPVTLRHLRIDRDGNLRIYSWDNVNHAWKVVWQAVEDQCKVFGSCGLYSVCGYNSSSPVCDCLYSDSLEWGIGGSISDSSGLGCKKMVDLGNCRMHSSMLVMKQTFLYGLYPPHDVDMLLSETACKEYCSNDTSCIAATSINNGSGLCTIKRTSFISGYKTPNTPAVSFLKVCSIPQAVATQGVNQLSNSDSNELSERMGSRKKLIEVIALIVLLTISVILGIQVLVFLVLYRRREIKLKRRISFGKDARMNAHYSMLIRLSFEEIKELTKNFAIQLGTSVFEGVLPNRTPIVAKVLEDVVVSEKEFRVAVSILSGTHHRNLASVKGFCFEPSNKILLYEHILNGSLDKWLFNPKEKCDSQLIWRQRLDIALGVARAIAYLHTECQICITHGNLKLENILLDENLVPKVTDFGLQNFLKKQEVSTTESPSERDIYMLGKIFLQIVTCKRDVLGENMQQILHQVDQECKLVGDDSMQTIERITRISFWCIQSQPFLRPSIGEVVKVLEGTLSVDRPPSNFTFRHDDTIETEVES